The following proteins are co-located in the Amphiprion ocellaris isolate individual 3 ecotype Okinawa chromosome 7, ASM2253959v1, whole genome shotgun sequence genome:
- the LOC111580978 gene encoding P2Y purinoceptor 3, translating into MQHSFSSLPTETLISKTFPLDLFSTSIHPTDPYAADSFIPSNISNSSGVVSLRCTYKEDFKRILLPAVYTIVFLLGLPLNAAVILKIWGTRPNLSKNNIYMLNLAIADFLYVMSLPLLIYNYGSHDYWPFGEFACKLVRFQFYSNLHGSILFLTCISVQRYVGICHPFAVWHKQGGRRMAWCICGAVWLVVAALCAPTFHFAATGIQRNRTVCYDLSTPERSVDYYPYGMALTFLGFLLPFIGVMVCYCRMAHILCRPVSYQGVSMATGEKRDKAVRMIIVVAVVFCISFLPFHLTKTMYLVVRTSARCETKNLFSIIYKSTRPFASMNSFLDPILFYFTQPRYRRSTKKFVLKVTSLREKGTSV; encoded by the exons ATGCAACATTCTTTCAGCTCCCTCCCTACTGAAACCCTCATCTCGAAAACCTTCCCTTTGGACTTGTTCTCTACCAGCATACACCCGACAGACCCATACGCAGCAGACAGCTTCATCCCCAGTAACATCAGCAACAGTAGCGGTGTCGTTTCCCTTCGCTGCACCTATAAGGAAGACTTTAAGCGGATTTTACTCCCTGCTGTGTATACCATTGTCTTTCTGCTCGGCCTTCCTCTCAACGCTGCTGTCATACTGAAGATATGGGGGACGAGGCCCAATCTGTCCAAAAACAACATCTACATGCTCAACTTGGCCATAGCTGACTTTCTGTATGTGATGTCTCTTCCTTTGCTCATCTACAACTATGGCAGTCATGACTACTGGCCCTTTGGGGAGTTTGCCTGTAAACTGGTCCGGTTTCAGTTCTACAG caatctGCACGGCAGCATCTTGTTTCTCACCTGCATCAGTGTGCAGCGCTATGTGGGCATTTGCCATCCTTTCGCGGTGTGGCACAAGCAGGGCGGTCGCAGGATGGCGTGGTGTATCTGTGGAGCTGTGTGGCTGGTGGTCGCCGCCCTGTGTGCTCCAACTTTCCACTTTGCTGCAACAGGAATCCAGCGCAACCGCACAGTGTGCTATGATTTAAGTACGCCAGAGCGCTCCGTAGACTACTATCCTTACGGCATGGCTCTGACGTTCCTCGGCTTCTTGTTGCCTTTTATTGGCGTGATGGTGTGTTACTGCCGGATGGCCCACATCCTCTGCCGGCCAGTGTCCTACCAGGGTGTCTCCATGGCGACAGGGGAGAAACGGGACAAGGCGGTGAGGATGATCATTGTTGTGGCGGTGGTGTTCTGCATCAGCTTCCTACCGTTTCACCTCACCAAGACCATGTACCTGGTGGTGCGCACCAGTGCCCGGTGTGAGACTAAAAACTTGTTTTCAATCATCTATAAGAGCACCAGGCCGTTCGCCAGCATGAACAGCTTTCTGGACCctattttgttttacttcacTCAGCCACGCTACCGCAGGAGCACCAAGAAGTTTGTGCTCaaagtcaccagcctcagagaAAAAGGTACC